Proteins encoded together in one Micromonospora auratinigra window:
- a CDS encoding glycosyltransferase family 4 protein, with protein sequence MTDASSPAQWPGSVALVLASSTGGVGQHLRSLARGLTAEGTGVLVCGPAATQDQFDFTAAGARFVPVEIPASPTPADARAVTALRRALTDTPVDVVHAHGLRAGLVAVLARPAAPLVVTWHNAVLAGGLRGGLSRLAERIVARNVRVALGASADLVARASALGATDARLAPVAAPTLPAPRRRRAAVRAEFGVGPDRPLILSVGRLHPQKRYDILVDAAARWRTRNPAPVVVIAGSGPAYLQLAARISAARAPVTLLGHRTDVADLLAGADLAVVTSDWEARQLFAQEALRAGVPLVATDVGGLPELVGDGALLVPAGDVDAVDAAVRELLDDETRRAELGRRGAAHAATWPTEADTVHTLAALYAELVPQPASRTP encoded by the coding sequence ATGACGGACGCCTCGTCGCCGGCGCAGTGGCCCGGATCGGTGGCCCTGGTGCTGGCCTCCAGCACCGGAGGGGTCGGCCAGCACCTGCGGTCCCTGGCCCGGGGGCTGACCGCCGAGGGCACCGGCGTGCTGGTCTGCGGGCCCGCCGCCACCCAGGACCAGTTCGACTTCACCGCCGCCGGCGCGCGGTTCGTGCCGGTGGAGATCCCGGCCAGCCCCACCCCGGCCGACGCGCGGGCGGTCACCGCCCTGCGCCGGGCCCTCACCGACACCCCGGTCGACGTGGTGCACGCGCACGGGCTGCGCGCCGGGCTCGTCGCGGTGCTCGCCCGACCCGCTGCCCCGCTGGTGGTGACCTGGCACAACGCCGTGCTCGCCGGAGGCCTGCGCGGCGGGCTGTCACGGCTCGCCGAGCGGATCGTGGCCCGAAACGTACGCGTCGCGCTGGGCGCCTCCGCCGACCTGGTGGCGCGGGCCAGCGCGCTCGGGGCCACGGACGCCCGCCTCGCCCCGGTCGCCGCGCCGACGCTGCCCGCGCCGCGTCGCCGCCGGGCCGCCGTACGGGCGGAGTTCGGCGTCGGCCCCGACCGTCCGCTGATCCTGTCGGTGGGCCGGCTGCACCCGCAGAAGCGCTACGACATCCTGGTCGACGCCGCCGCCCGGTGGCGGACCCGCAACCCGGCGCCGGTGGTGGTGATCGCCGGCAGCGGGCCCGCGTACCTGCAGCTGGCCGCGCGGATCTCGGCGGCCCGCGCCCCGGTGACGCTGCTCGGGCACCGCACCGACGTGGCCGACCTGCTCGCCGGGGCGGACCTGGCCGTGGTGACCAGCGACTGGGAGGCCCGCCAGCTCTTCGCCCAGGAGGCGCTGCGGGCCGGGGTGCCGCTGGTCGCCACCGACGTGGGCGGCCTGCCGGAGCTGGTCGGTGACGGCGCGCTGCTGGTCCCGGCCGGCGACGTGGACGCCGTCGACGCGGCCGTGCGCGAGCTGCTGGACGACGAGACCCGCCGGGCCGAGCTGGGCCGCCGGGGCGCGGCCCACGCCGCGACCTGGCCGACCGAGGCCGACACCGTGCACACCCTGGCCGCGCTCTACGCCGAGCTGGTGCCGCAGCCGGCCTCGAGGACCCCGTGA